In Gossypium arboreum isolate Shixiya-1 chromosome 3, ASM2569848v2, whole genome shotgun sequence, the sequence CCCTACTCTCTACATCATTTTCACTTACCAAATAATAATACGTAAAACTTTCACATacgttttaatttagtcttttttaccacGAAATTCAATATTCACTACTTAGTCACTTTAAATCAATTCCACTTCACTTAAATAAttcatttcaacatttttaatatttataggcATTTCTAAATATCTTACAATTTAGTTCTCAACATATGAAAAttcaataattattataatattctTCTAATTTCACCTTTGATTCAAATTCACTATCACATGACACTTTACTCAAATAGCTCATCATAATATCtatttcacatatcaaattttTATGTACTTCACTTCTCttatttcaattataaatttcacaCAATTTAGTGCTTAACATCATGAAAATTCAATATGTACTATAATTTCACATTAACATTGTTTACcacaaatttcataaaaattacattttagtccttaggtAACAAGAGAATTCAAGGGTACTTGCCTATCACCAaccttaaatcacttgcttttttcctttcccttctcacttgattcactttctcaatttctttcttcaataaaatgtaaaatacatAAAACTTTCCATGAGAAATATTTACTTCAACATCATTTCTATACTTTTCCAGCAAGATTAAACttgaaaacataataaaaatttgatattcataccttgttctcttgatttcaaactttaacttgattttctctctcctcaaAGATGAATACACAGCTTCTTCACTTGAGAATCACCTTGCTATAATGTTGTATTCTTGATTTCACTAAGAATTtctatgaaaatttgatggtttccAAATTGAGTTTGATGGTTATGatgaaaaaggaccaaattgaaagaaaatgaaaagtttcTCCTTTCATGAACAGTGGTGGCATGAAGATGGTGACGGAGGAAAGAAATCTCTACCACTTTCtatttaaaatatgtaattatttaattaataaaataatctaaaataatttaatattaaaataatccaACCAATTATATCCTTAACTATTTACATGTTAATTATCTTGATTGGTAAACGACCGTTTTGCCATTCACAATTCTTTACAATTCTATCCTTGAATCGTCATTTAGTTTTGATAAAATTGTGATTTAATCTCTTATATTTCTCCACTTATTTAATTCGGTCCCTATTTGTCAATTTTGTCTCATAAAAACTTTTGAGTTATTTGTACTTTTGGTCATTCAACTTTTCCTACATTTACATTTTAACCcttcaaaataattatatttcGGTCGCAaaacttttcacatttttacgatttaatcatTGTCTTAAATTAATATATCACAACATACTTTTTAATTTAACTTCCTTTTGCATCCATCAACCTTCTCTTTTatcaattatattttttattttactttattgaACAAACCCATTTTGCATGATGTCAATTTACTATCACTTTTATAGCATAATAATTTTTGAGGTATTACAACGTTTTATACCAAACCCGTTTTCTTTTGACAATTTAGCTACTTTAATTAAATGGTTAAATGCTTGCATTTTCACTCAATTGTTTGAAATTTGATTCGTTGCCATGTTTGTTTgggatttttttttatgaatgatGTTAaggtttttttaattaaaattttttattaataagtttgttaaattcaattttttattaacaaacatgtttttaagtttttctattttattttctttagtaatttctttatttatatagaaaaataataaatatgtaattataaaataaaaataaaatttttaaatatattttatttttaaaaatatcaaccaattttttatatatatttctctttatatataatttttttatatgtcacatatttattttttttatgtatatTGCTAGTATGGTAAAttctaatattataaataaaattatcacaaataTGTATAAtagattttaatattataaaatcaaataattatttcaaatattattattttatatgtaaaatatttcaaataattattataaatatcattATATTTTCACTTATATAGTGAGTAtggtaaattttaatattataaaaataattatttcaaatataaaaaaagCCTTTCGGTATAAAGtgattttcgaaaaacactttatATGAAAAACACTTTTTGCAACATCAACTTCTGACACCCGAAATCGACCTATTCCATAAAAAAAATTGCCTCAATTGCTAATTAAAAAAAGACATTTTTCACTAAATTTGCCCTAAATCTTCTTAtaatctttctttttctttatctttTAAATTCTAACTTTTGGAAGTGATGAGCTATTGGTGACTCATGCACCAAAAAAGTTAGATTCAACTTCCACATCTATACCCCCTTTAAATACATCCCATTTCCCAAAAATCAATATTCATCACAACCTGAAGAAACATTCAACAGATCTTTGGCATTGAAttccatttcattcatcaaaagaaagaaagaaaatgaagaatCAGATGCTTAAACAAGTTACTGGAGTACCAATTATAGCAGCAACATATGGAGTTGAAAGAAGAACATCAAGGCACTACTTACCTGATGCTGCAGGCCAATACCACATTTCATCACAAGGGGCTACCAAAAGTAGGTCTCCCTTTCAATATTTACTAATGATGGATATGGGAATTTCATGGTAATTAAAGATGTTTCGTTTTCTAATGGGAAACTGTTTGTAACTGCAGGCAAAGGGAACTTTGTACTCGAAAGGATGAACTTGATAGGGAAGAAAGCTGGTACCTTCGCCCACGGTGTCCGAGAGCATGGTATGAAACACTATTATGCTATCAGCTATTAATTAATGTCTTTTAAGGTTAAAGTGAAATGAAAGCTAAAGTTtacttctttttttattattgaaACTGCAGTGAGATTGGGGCCAAAGATTAGTGAAACAGTGAAGGGAAAGCTGAGTTTAGGGGCAAGGATTCTTCAAGTAGGAGGGTTGGAGAATGTTTTCAAGCAGTTGTTTAGTTTCAGAGAAGGAGAGAAGCTGTTAAAGGCTTGCCAATGTTATTTATCAACAACAGCAGGCCCTATTGCAGGCCTACTTTTCATCTCATCTGAAAAGGTTGCCTTTTGCAGTGAGAGATCAATCAAAATCCCTTGTCCAAATGGAGAATATGT encodes:
- the LOC108475620 gene encoding GEM-like protein 4 — encoded protein: MKNQMLKQVTGVPIIAATYGVERRTSRHYLPDAAGQYHISSQGATKSKGNFVLERMNLIGKKAGTFAHGVREHVRLGPKISETVKGKLSLGARILQVGGLENVFKQLFSFREGEKLLKACQCYLSTTAGPIAGLLFISSEKVAFCSERSIKIPCPNGEYVRVHYKVVVPVEKIKRVNQSENMKKPCQKYMEIVTVDGFDIWFMGFLNYQKAFKCLQQAISQRLDDVDTF